A region from the Sphaerodactylus townsendi isolate TG3544 linkage group LG01, MPM_Stown_v2.3, whole genome shotgun sequence genome encodes:
- the DEGS1 gene encoding sphingolipid delta(4)-desaturase DES1: MGNVVAREDFEWVYTDQPHADRRKEILSKHPEIKTLMKPNYHLIWMIVLMVLVQLVTFYLVKDLNWKWVLFWSFAFHSCISHSMTLAVHEISHNSAFGNCRPLWNRWFGMFANFPLGFPYSVTFKRYHMDHHRYLGSDKIDVDIPTNFEGWFFCTRFRKLIWIILQPLFYAFRPLSLNPKPISRLEIINFCVQLIFDVMIYYFFGVKSLVYMLVGSVLGMGLHPISGHFIAEHYMFLKGYETYSYYGPLNMLTFNVGYHNEHHDFPNVPGKNLPLLKEMASEYYDNLPQYKSWIKVLYDFVMDDTISPYSRVKRHIKGEVKLE; encoded by the exons ATGGGCAACGTGGTGGCTCGTGAGGATTTTGAATGGGTTTACACGGACCAGCCTCACGCCGACCGGCGCAAAGAGATTTTGA GTAAACATCCAGAGATAAAAACCTTGATGAAACCAAACTACCATTTGATCTGGATGATTGTACTGATGGTGTTGGTACAGTTAGTTACTTTTTATCTTGTTAAAGACTTGAATTGGAAATGGGTTCTGTTTTGGTCCTTTGCATTTCACAGTTGTATCAGTCACTCTATGACTCTAGCTGTTCATGAAATCTCTCACAATAGTGCCTTTGGCAATTGTAGACCTTTGTGGAATCGGTGGTTTGGAATGTTTGCGAATTTTCCTCTTGGCTTCCCATATTCTGTGACCTTCAAGCGATACCACATGGATCATCATCGCTATCTTGGTAGTGATAAAATTGATGTGGACATTCCTACTAACTTTGAAGGATGGTTTTTTTGCACCCGTTTTAGAAAGTTAATTTGGATTATTCTTCAGCCATTATTTTATGCTTTTCGACCTCTCTCTCTGAATCCCAAACCAATCTCGCGACTTGAAATCATCAACTTCTGTGTTCAGCTCATTTTTGATGTTATGATATACTATTTCTTTGGAGTAAAATCACTCGTCTACATGCTTGTTGGATCAGTGCTTGGGATGGGCTTGCATCCTATTTCAGGACACTTCATAGCTGAACATTACATGTTTTTGAAGGGGTATGAAACATATTCCTACTATGGACCACTTAACATGCTTACGTTCAACGTTGGGTACCATAACGAACACCATGATTTTCCTAATGTTCCTGGAAAAAACCTTCCATTG CTAAAGGAAATGGCCTCTGAATATTATGACAACCTGCCACAGTATAAATCCTGGATAAAAGTTCTTTATGATTTTGTGATGGATGATACTATCAGCCCCTATTCACGCGTCAAAAGGCACATAAAGGGTGAAGTGAAACTGGAGTGA